In Candidatus Neomarinimicrobiota bacterium, the genomic stretch GCGTTCGGGAGCCTTCTGCCGTTCGTTGCGGATACAAAAAAGGACGCGATAACGAAAAAACAGGTAGAGCTCACACTTGACGTCATGGCAAACAGTCTCATCTATTGGACTCAGGATCTGATCTATAGGAAACTAATCGGAGCAGGGGGTCAAATTATTTCCATGACAAGCGCGGGCGGGCACGTTGTTTGGCCCAACTATGGTGCAGTTTCCGCTGCAAAGGCTTCTCTTGAATCTCATACGCGGCAGCTCGCATTTGAATTAGCGAAAAAGAAGATTGCCGTAAATTGTATCCAGGCGGGCGTAACAGTCACTCCATCCCTGCGAAAGATACCCGCAAACGATAAGATGATCGAGAGAGCGCTGAATGCTAATCCTTCCGGCAGGTTGACAAAACCGCAGGATGTCGCAAAGATTATTACTATGCTGACTCTCATGGAATCTAATTGGGTCACGGGAAACATTATCCGTGCCGACGGGGGAGAGGATATAACGGGTTAGCCGGCTTCGGTGGAAAGAGCTTGGAAATGATAAGAAGGGCGAATTCAGGAGATATCGACGCTTTATTAGCCCTCTGGCACGAAATGATGGAGACCCACAAAGGAATGCATCCGGATTTTCGCGTCTCCGAGAACGCTGATGTCGTTGTAGCATCCAATTTTACCGGTCTCTTCGATGACCCTTCATCAACGATTTTCGTGGCTGAAGAAGAAGAGAAAGTAGTGGGAATGCTGATTGCCCAGGTAAGGGTCGGCTTATCATATACGGCAACGATAAAATCAGGGTATATAAGAGACGTATCAGTTACCGGGGAGTACAGAAGGTCCGGCATCGGTATGAAGCTTGTGGAAGCGGGAATAGAGTTCCTTGAGTCGTATGATGTGGAATATATTGATCTCATAACCGGCTCGGTAAATGACGCCTCAAATGATTTCTGGGCTAAAATGGGTTTTGACGAGACCCTGAAAGTCAGAACACGTTATATAAGTCAAGATCTGATTAAAAATAAACCGAATAACTCCTGATCAGTCGCGAACAGAGGTTCAGGGTTGAATAAATCCGCAAAAAGTGCTGGTTTATTTAAACGGTGGGGATTATAATTACCCAACTAAATTTTAGTTTTACAATACTTAATTGAAATTAAACATAGCCTACTCTAAACAGATAGCAGCCTTTATGCTGCTGTTGTCTTCGTTCAGCGCAAGTTCATTCGTGTGCAGGGAGGAGTTGCGCACCGGTTCCGTTTATGAGACCCGCGGAGTGTGGGTGACTCGTTGGGATTATACAACAAGAACCGGATCAATGGAACCCGACGACCATAAAAAAGAGATAAAAAGACTTTTCAGGGTAGCGAAAGAATCAAATCTAAATACGGTTTTTTTCCAGGTCAGAGGAAGTTTCGATGCTTATTATCAATCTGAATATGAACCATGGGCATTAGATCTATCGGGCGTACTCGGAGTTGATCCGGGCTGGGATCCGCTTGCATTCGCGATAATGGAGGCTGAGTCGCTCGGGTTGAAGCTGCACGCATGGGTCAATACATTTACGCTCTGGAAGGGTGTCGATCCTCCCGGTGCAAGCACCCCGAAACACGCATACCTCGAGCATCCGGAGTGGATAGTGGCAGACATCAGCGGAAGCCCAATGAAATTGAGCAATCATTACGTCTATGCCAGTCCCGGAAATATTGAAGTGAGAGAGCATATATTGAAGGTGGTCATCGACATAGCCGAAAAGTACGACGTTGATGGAATTCACTTCGATTATATCCGGTATCCCGAAGGCGCAATGCAACTTGGCTATTCCCATGATTCGACGAGCTTATCGGAATTTAAGCGGCGGAATGCAAATCAGGATGCCCTCAACTGGGATGACTGGCAAAGAGACAATATCCACCAACTCGTTCGAGCCATCAGGGATAGTGTGAAATACGTGAATGAAAATATAGCGCTTTCTGCCGCAGTATTAGGTAAATACAGGCTTCCCGGATGGAGCGGTTACGATGTAGCTTTCCAGGACGCCGTACCCTGGATAGAGGAGGGATGGCTTGATTTCATTGTTCCGATGATCTATACAAGGCGTGATCACTATACATCATCGTTTACCGAGATAGTTCAGAACTGGAACAAAAGAACCCGTAAGCCGAATTCGATTCTTGCGGGAATAGCAGTGTACATGGCGGAAGGAGAAAAGGGATGGGGCTGGAAGGAAATAGCGTATCAAATTGCCGATGTGAGGGGGACGAACATCGGTGGAATGGTATTCTTTAACGCCACGGCGTTAAAATCGAACTGGGAAGAAGTACATTCTGAATTTTTTCAAAACCCCGCTCTACCGCAACCCCTGCTGAGGCAGGAAACCGTTACAGATCTGGCTGCTCAAACGATTGAAACCGAACCGAAAGCGGCACAAAAAGCGGGTTACTAAACTACCTTACGAAACTTTAGAAATTAGGTTCTTAGAGTTTCTTCCGCTTAAGTAATCGGCTGTAAACAGCCCCTGTTCTTCTCTGCAGTTATTCTTCTTCTTCAGCGGCAGGGATCGGAAGCGGTAGGCTGGTGTTCCAGGTGGCCGTACTCATTTTCCAGGTACCGTTTTCACGCTTCCATATCTCCACGTATTTGCCGTTATCGCTGATAGCCTCACCCTCTTCAGGCTGTATGGTGAGCGTATACTTGCCGACCACGTGCGCCATATCACCATTCACATGAAGGTCTATCACTGTGAGTTGTAAATCACTTCCACCTACGTCGTAGAAACCCTGGAAAAATTCTTGTATACTCTCCCT encodes the following:
- a CDS encoding SDR family oxidoreductase, which codes for MPSKTKGNEKWAVILGASSGFGGATSVELAKAGFNICGIHFDRRSSMPAVNRVKSNIRSKGVKALFFNINAADEGKRDEALKILKKETKGVRNPVKLLMHSLAFGSLLPFVADTKKDAITKKQVELTLDVMANSLIYWTQDLIYRKLIGAGGQIISMTSAGGHVVWPNYGAVSAAKASLESHTRQLAFELAKKKIAVNCIQAGVTVTPSLRKIPANDKMIERALNANPSGRLTKPQDVAKIITMLTLMESNWVTGNIIRADGGEDITG
- a CDS encoding GNAT family N-acetyltransferase — its product is MIRRANSGDIDALLALWHEMMETHKGMHPDFRVSENADVVVASNFTGLFDDPSSTIFVAEEEEKVVGMLIAQVRVGLSYTATIKSGYIRDVSVTGEYRRSGIGMKLVEAGIEFLESYDVEYIDLITGSVNDASNDFWAKMGFDETLKVRTRYISQDLIKNKPNNS
- a CDS encoding family 10 glycosylhydrolase produces the protein MKLNIAYSKQIAAFMLLLSSFSASSFVCREELRTGSVYETRGVWVTRWDYTTRTGSMEPDDHKKEIKRLFRVAKESNLNTVFFQVRGSFDAYYQSEYEPWALDLSGVLGVDPGWDPLAFAIMEAESLGLKLHAWVNTFTLWKGVDPPGASTPKHAYLEHPEWIVADISGSPMKLSNHYVYASPGNIEVREHILKVVIDIAEKYDVDGIHFDYIRYPEGAMQLGYSHDSTSLSEFKRRNANQDALNWDDWQRDNIHQLVRAIRDSVKYVNENIALSAAVLGKYRLPGWSGYDVAFQDAVPWIEEGWLDFIVPMIYTRRDHYTSSFTEIVQNWNKRTRKPNSILAGIAVYMAEGEKGWGWKEIAYQIADVRGTNIGGMVFFNATALKSNWEEVHSEFFQNPALPQPLLRQETVTDLAAQTIETEPKAAQKAGY
- a CDS encoding SgcJ/EcaC family oxidoreductase, whose product is MIHNRPIQYLLVLMLAVPFLVSCTTAPPPDTTAEDSQAIRAASKQWEDNFDSGDLAAFATHYTVEAKVLPPNSAIIVGRESIQEFFQGFYDVGGSDLQLTVIDLHVNGDMAHVVGKYTLTIQPEEGEAISDNGKYVEIWKRENGTWKMSTATWNTSLPLPIPAAEEEE